A stretch of Saccharothrix texasensis DNA encodes these proteins:
- a CDS encoding penicillin-binding protein, protein MRARNGVLKLLGLCLLAGVLLAGMLFPVVGSLGVVSNSASDTVDSISADLVTTDPPLISTITDKDGAPIAYLYDQYRVLVTPEMISPTMKAALVSVEDRRFYEHQGVDWRGTIRAGLTNQFSGSVTQGASTLTQQYVKNYLVHVVARNNQVEQQKAQEQTVARKAREWRISLQLESQLGKEEILARYLNVVPFGSTIYGIAAASQAYFNTTADKLTVPQAAMLAGMVNSPSALDPEVFPEKALERRNQVIDKMVENDKLSRDAAAAAKAEPLGLATPVRTPPSGCVGAGPEHGFFCSYVLNYLARNGFSQEQLKTGGYTIRTTLDRAITDHAKRAAEAQVAKSTDGIANTMAVVRPGKERHEVVALVANRDYGLKADQFQTQFDLPSGVENKFGAGSVYKVFTAAAALEKGMGIENTMATPNSYVSRVFKGGGDKCPPAPEPNTRWYCLGNASSTYPAQMSLQTALQTSPNTGFVILEEQLGMDPVVDMASRLGMRETMATNIAGVRPDAKAKSKELRVSQTEFYKSNGGNASFTLSPAPVSTLELANVAATIMSGGVWCPPSPIAQVVDRAGQPVPVNEAPCEQVVAEPLANGLAVGMSKDDQGGGTAAAAARQFKWTRPMLGKTGTTEDYKSAAFIGATPDFAGAVQTFNDGVEPRGICVNGGPPRLCGKGDIYGGTVPARTWFDTMTRVHDGLPVRGMPAVEERYLKGGSEIRVPDVVGRNVNDATRVLEQAGYKVSAQNRNSEQAKGQVVGQTPRGSALKGTVITLLVSTGYVPPPQATEPPPTTEPQNPGQGQPGRPGDPGNPTGPPQITIPTDPPRR, encoded by the coding sequence ATGCGAGCCAGGAACGGCGTGCTGAAACTGCTCGGCCTGTGTCTGCTAGCCGGAGTGCTGCTGGCAGGCATGTTGTTCCCTGTCGTCGGCTCGCTGGGAGTCGTGTCGAACAGCGCCAGCGACACGGTCGACAGCATCTCGGCCGACCTGGTCACCACCGACCCGCCGTTGATCTCCACGATCACGGACAAGGACGGCGCGCCGATCGCCTACCTCTACGACCAGTACCGGGTGCTCGTCACACCCGAGATGATCTCGCCGACGATGAAGGCCGCGCTGGTCTCCGTCGAGGACCGGCGGTTCTACGAGCACCAGGGCGTGGACTGGCGCGGCACGATCCGGGCCGGGCTGACGAACCAGTTCAGCGGCTCCGTCACGCAGGGCGCGTCCACGCTCACGCAGCAGTACGTGAAGAACTACCTCGTGCACGTCGTCGCGCGCAACAACCAGGTCGAGCAGCAGAAGGCGCAGGAGCAGACGGTCGCTCGCAAGGCGCGCGAGTGGCGCATCTCGTTGCAGCTGGAGAGCCAGCTGGGCAAGGAGGAGATCCTCGCCCGGTACCTGAACGTGGTGCCGTTCGGCTCGACGATCTACGGCATCGCGGCGGCGTCGCAGGCGTACTTCAACACCACGGCGGACAAGCTGACCGTGCCGCAGGCGGCGATGCTCGCGGGCATGGTCAACAGCCCGTCGGCGCTGGACCCGGAGGTGTTCCCGGAGAAGGCGTTGGAGCGGCGCAACCAGGTGATCGACAAGATGGTCGAGAACGACAAGCTGTCGCGTGACGCCGCCGCGGCCGCGAAAGCCGAACCGCTCGGTCTGGCGACACCGGTGCGGACGCCGCCCAGCGGGTGCGTCGGAGCCGGGCCGGAGCACGGGTTCTTCTGCTCGTACGTGCTGAACTACTTGGCGCGCAACGGTTTCAGCCAGGAGCAGCTGAAGACCGGCGGTTACACGATCCGGACCACTTTGGACCGTGCGATCACCGACCACGCGAAGCGGGCGGCGGAGGCTCAGGTCGCGAAGTCGACCGACGGGATCGCGAACACGATGGCGGTCGTGCGGCCGGGCAAGGAGCGGCACGAGGTCGTGGCGCTGGTGGCGAACCGCGACTACGGGTTGAAGGCCGACCAGTTCCAGACGCAGTTCGACCTGCCGTCCGGGGTGGAGAACAAGTTCGGGGCCGGGTCGGTCTACAAGGTGTTCACGGCCGCGGCGGCGCTGGAGAAGGGCATGGGCATCGAGAACACGATGGCCACGCCGAACTCGTACGTGTCGCGGGTGTTCAAGGGAGGCGGCGACAAGTGCCCGCCGGCGCCCGAGCCGAACACGCGGTGGTACTGCCTGGGCAACGCGTCGTCGACGTACCCGGCGCAGATGTCGTTGCAGACGGCGTTGCAGACCTCGCCGAACACCGGGTTCGTGATCCTGGAAGAGCAGCTGGGCATGGACCCGGTGGTGGACATGGCGTCCCGGTTGGGGATGCGCGAGACGATGGCGACGAACATCGCGGGCGTGCGGCCGGACGCGAAGGCGAAGAGCAAGGAGCTGCGGGTCTCGCAGACCGAGTTCTACAAGTCCAACGGCGGCAACGCCTCGTTCACGTTGAGCCCGGCGCCGGTGAGCACGTTGGAGCTGGCGAACGTCGCGGCGACGATCATGAGCGGCGGCGTGTGGTGCCCGCCGTCCCCGATCGCCCAGGTCGTGGACCGCGCCGGCCAGCCCGTGCCGGTCAACGAGGCGCCGTGCGAGCAGGTCGTGGCCGAGCCCCTGGCGAACGGCCTGGCCGTGGGCATGTCGAAGGACGACCAAGGCGGCGGCACCGCCGCCGCCGCGGCCCGCCAGTTCAAGTGGACCCGGCCGATGCTGGGCAAGACGGGGACGACCGAGGACTACAAGTCGGCTGCGTTCATCGGCGCGACCCCCGACTTCGCCGGCGCCGTGCAGACCTTCAACGACGGCGTCGAACCGCGCGGCATCTGCGTCAACGGCGGCCCGCCGCGCTTGTGCGGCAAGGGCGACATCTACGGCGGCACGGTGCCCGCGCGCACGTGGTTCGACACGATGACCAGGGTCCACGACGGGCTGCCGGTGCGCGGCATGCCGGCCGTCGAGGAGCGCTACCTCAAGGGCGGCAGCGAGATCCGCGTCCCCGACGTGGTCGGCCGGAACGTCAACGACGCCACGCGGGTCCTCGAACAGGCCGGCTACAAGGTCTCCGCGCAGAACCGCAACTCGGAGCAGGCCAAGGGCCAAGTGGTCGGCCAAACCCCCCGCGGCAGCGCCCTGAAGGGCACCGTGATCACCCTGCTGGTCTCCACGGGCTACGTCCCGCCACCGCAGGCGACCGAGCCGCCGCCGACCACCGAACCGCAGAACCCGGGCCAAGGCCAACCGGGCCGCCCCGGCGACCCCGGCAACCCGACCGGGCCACCGCAGATCACCATTCCCACCGACCCACCGCGCCGCTGA
- a CDS encoding GatB/YqeY domain-containing protein: protein MAELKARLQADLTAAIKGRETVRAGALRMTLAALTTEEVSGKSARELSDDEVLKVITREVKKRKEASEAFAGAGRVEQAELEQAESKVLEAYLPAQLDDAGLAALVDAAVAQVAEQLGEKPGQRQMGQVMKVVNAQVAGRADGGRVAAAVKAKLI from the coding sequence ATGGCGGAGTTGAAGGCGCGGTTGCAGGCGGACCTGACGGCGGCGATCAAGGGCCGGGAGACGGTCCGGGCGGGCGCGCTGCGGATGACGTTGGCCGCCCTGACCACCGAAGAGGTCTCCGGCAAGAGCGCTCGCGAGCTCAGTGACGACGAGGTGCTGAAGGTCATCACCCGCGAGGTGAAGAAGCGCAAGGAGGCGTCGGAGGCGTTCGCCGGCGCGGGCCGCGTCGAGCAGGCCGAGCTGGAGCAGGCCGAGTCGAAGGTCCTGGAGGCCTACCTGCCCGCGCAGCTGGACGACGCCGGGCTGGCCGCCCTGGTCGACGCCGCGGTCGCGCAGGTGGCCGAGCAGCTCGGCGAGAAGCCCGGCCAGCGGCAGATGGGCCAGGTCATGAAGGTCGTCAACGCCCAGGTCGCGGGCCGCGCGGACGGCGGCCGAGTCGCCGCTGCGGTCAAAGCCAAGTTGATCTAA
- a CDS encoding metallophosphoesterase, which produces MNTLGRTLLATTALGTATLAYAAGIERRRWTLREATVPVLAPGSSPLRVLHLSDLHMMPGQKSKQRWVAALDELEPDLVVNTGDNLAHKQAVPAVVRALGPLLSRPGVFVFGSNDYYAPRPKNPARYLLPSAKTRRIHGIPLPWKDLRAAMIERGWLDLTHARRRFEVNGLEVFAAGLDDPHLKRDRFDEISGPVPDVPLRLGVTHSPEPRVLDPFAAEGYDLVLAGHTHGGQLRIPGYGAIVTNCELDRSRARGVSRWGSHMWLNVSAGLGTSPYAPVRFACPPEASLLTLVPRPVDAGQTLSEGKRDTRFGVGGNVR; this is translated from the coding sequence GTGAACACGCTCGGCCGAACGCTGCTTGCCACGACCGCCCTCGGCACCGCCACGCTCGCGTACGCGGCGGGCATCGAGCGGAGGCGGTGGACGTTGCGCGAGGCGACGGTGCCGGTGCTCGCGCCCGGCTCGTCGCCGCTGCGGGTGCTGCACCTCTCGGACCTGCACATGATGCCGGGCCAGAAGTCCAAGCAGCGGTGGGTCGCCGCGCTGGACGAGCTGGAGCCGGACCTCGTCGTGAACACCGGCGACAACCTGGCGCACAAGCAGGCCGTGCCGGCGGTCGTGCGCGCGCTAGGTCCGCTGCTGAGCCGTCCCGGCGTGTTCGTGTTCGGCAGCAACGACTACTACGCGCCGCGCCCGAAGAACCCGGCCCGCTACCTGCTGCCGTCGGCGAAGACGCGGCGCATCCACGGCATCCCGCTGCCGTGGAAGGACCTGCGCGCGGCGATGATCGAACGCGGCTGGCTGGACCTGACGCACGCGCGGCGCCGGTTCGAGGTGAACGGCCTGGAGGTCTTCGCCGCGGGCCTGGACGACCCGCACCTCAAGCGGGACCGGTTCGACGAGATCAGCGGCCCGGTACCGGACGTCCCGCTGCGCCTGGGCGTGACGCACTCCCCCGAGCCGCGGGTGCTGGACCCGTTCGCCGCCGAGGGCTACGACCTGGTGCTGGCCGGTCACACGCACGGCGGCCAGCTGCGCATCCCGGGCTACGGCGCGATCGTGACGAACTGCGAACTGGACCGGTCGCGGGCGCGCGGCGTCTCGCGGTGGGGCTCGCACATGTGGCTGAACGTGTCGGCCGGCCTGGGCACGTCGCCCTACGCCCCGGTCCGCTTCGCGTGCCCGCCGGAAGCGAGCCTGCTGACCCTGGTCCCGCGACCCGTCGACGCAGGTCAGACCCTGTCCGAGGGGAAAAGGGATACCCGGTTCGGAGTGGGTGGGAACGTCAGGTAG
- a CDS encoding AIPR family protein, with the protein MHDTGHDEVTAGDEMVKNALPTPNEILLLDTRLRKQKKETYPDLTDDEYFLVSSVDTLLRVKGLSSRQIEDGIVEGGNDGGIDAVYVFIDGHLVEDTTDIIANESPQIELEVIQAKAERGFKELAIQRLLDHLPLLLQLDADPELGIEINPQVLERFESFRATYLAVADKMPDLTITVRYATKSVEPPNEKVQAKVDRLERKIKTDYPNAAVFVDLVGASVLNARTRDRKSATLNLRLTEGPISSEKGGLICLVSLADYYQFITNGQNRLRDEIFEENVRDFEGNTLINRGIADSLKQGDSANPDFWWLNNGVTILGRRVQPSGKRLDIEDPQIVNGLQTSRSVYQYFHNLIRQGVTVDGNSAEGRVRQLLVRVIETTDDAVAAQIIKATNSQNRVSAANLRSAEPFQRDIEEYFKQRALFYERKKNHYKNLGKSRRQIVEVLELAQAVGSILRQQPNIARRMPSALLRDPEYGRVFSTSTPLEAYYNCLQIVRITDKYLSLQGGVTGRHDRSNIRFHLARSAASFALVSSRPKASAVAKLDLSILDDAFLKRVQEWVLVARNATEKATGISDASILAKGSEWASEIDRRLSRYTQKVRWPKALIAPR; encoded by the coding sequence ATGCACGATACTGGCCATGATGAAGTTACTGCAGGGGATGAAATGGTGAAGAATGCTCTGCCTACTCCCAACGAGATTCTTCTACTTGACACTCGCCTCCGAAAGCAGAAAAAGGAAACCTATCCTGATCTAACGGATGACGAGTACTTTCTGGTCAGCTCTGTAGATACCCTGCTTAGGGTCAAGGGTTTGTCGAGTCGTCAGATCGAAGACGGCATCGTTGAAGGTGGTAACGATGGCGGAATCGACGCGGTGTACGTTTTTATCGATGGTCATTTGGTCGAGGACACTACCGACATAATCGCCAACGAGTCGCCGCAAATCGAGCTGGAAGTAATCCAGGCCAAGGCTGAGAGGGGATTCAAGGAACTTGCTATTCAACGACTCTTGGATCATCTTCCCTTGTTGCTGCAGCTCGATGCAGATCCCGAACTGGGGATCGAGATCAACCCCCAAGTGCTTGAACGGTTCGAGTCGTTCCGGGCGACGTACCTTGCCGTCGCCGACAAGATGCCGGATTTGACTATTACGGTCCGGTATGCGACTAAGTCGGTGGAACCTCCAAATGAAAAGGTGCAGGCCAAGGTCGATCGACTGGAGAGAAAGATAAAGACGGACTATCCGAACGCTGCAGTATTCGTGGATCTTGTCGGTGCGTCTGTGCTGAACGCGAGGACTCGTGATCGTAAGTCGGCGACGCTCAATCTGAGGCTGACCGAGGGGCCAATTTCATCTGAAAAAGGTGGTCTTATCTGCTTGGTGAGTTTGGCGGACTACTACCAATTCATCACCAACGGGCAGAATCGACTGCGTGACGAGATATTCGAGGAGAACGTCAGGGACTTCGAGGGTAATACTCTGATCAACCGTGGCATAGCGGACTCGCTGAAGCAAGGCGACAGCGCTAATCCTGATTTCTGGTGGTTGAACAATGGTGTGACTATCTTGGGTAGACGTGTGCAACCTTCGGGAAAGCGTCTTGATATAGAAGATCCGCAGATCGTCAACGGGCTTCAGACGTCAAGGAGTGTTTACCAGTACTTTCACAATCTCATCCGTCAGGGTGTGACTGTTGATGGCAATTCGGCAGAAGGTCGAGTGCGTCAGCTACTGGTCCGTGTCATCGAAACAACGGACGATGCTGTAGCTGCTCAAATCATCAAGGCTACAAACAGCCAAAATCGAGTTTCGGCTGCCAATCTGCGGTCTGCAGAACCATTCCAGCGAGACATCGAAGAGTACTTCAAGCAGAGGGCACTCTTCTATGAGCGAAAAAAGAATCACTACAAGAATCTTGGCAAATCGAGACGCCAGATCGTGGAAGTGCTCGAGCTTGCTCAAGCGGTCGGATCGATCCTTCGGCAACAGCCCAATATTGCCCGAAGGATGCCTTCCGCTCTTCTTCGGGACCCCGAATACGGTCGTGTCTTCAGCACTAGCACGCCGCTCGAGGCCTATTACAACTGCTTGCAGATTGTACGTATCACTGACAAGTACCTTTCGCTGCAGGGTGGAGTGACCGGTCGGCATGATCGGTCGAATATTCGGTTCCATCTGGCCCGGTCAGCGGCCTCTTTTGCACTCGTGTCATCACGGCCAAAAGCTTCGGCGGTCGCGAAACTTGACCTCTCCATCTTGGATGATGCTTTTCTGAAGAGGGTGCAAGAGTGGGTCTTGGTTGCCAGAAATGCTACGGAGAAGGCAACCGGGATAAGTGACGCAAGTATCCTGGCCAAAGGGTCGGAGTGGGCTTCGGAAATCGATCGGCGACTGAGTCGGTATACGCAGAAAGTTCGATGGCCGAAGGCGCTCATCGCTCCGAGATAA
- a CDS encoding class I SAM-dependent methyltransferase, whose protein sequence is MIDHTELNRRHWEDTAAAAHGPLAREHWARTEPHWGLWATPESEVSVLPPDVSGMDVVELGCGTAYVSAWLARLGARPVGVDISSRQLDTAREMQAEFGLDFPLVLGDAQRVPREDDSFDLAISEYGASLWCDPHRWIPEAARLLRPGGHLVFLHRSPLFALCAQDGTTASTSLVRPQFGLRRVDYDTSTEFTLPHGEMLRLLRSAGFTVDDLIEIQAPTPAHREYHEVSSTWARQWPSEEIWKARLTGH, encoded by the coding sequence ATGATCGACCACACGGAACTCAACCGCCGTCACTGGGAAGACACCGCCGCCGCCGCGCACGGCCCCCTGGCCCGCGAGCACTGGGCCAGGACCGAACCGCACTGGGGCCTGTGGGCCACCCCCGAGTCCGAGGTCTCCGTCCTGCCACCGGACGTGTCCGGGATGGACGTCGTCGAACTGGGCTGCGGCACCGCCTACGTGTCGGCCTGGCTGGCCAGGCTGGGCGCCCGTCCGGTCGGCGTCGACATCTCGTCCCGCCAGCTCGACACCGCCCGCGAGATGCAGGCCGAGTTCGGCCTCGACTTCCCCCTGGTCCTCGGCGACGCCCAACGAGTGCCGCGCGAGGACGACTCGTTCGACCTGGCCATCAGCGAGTACGGCGCCTCCCTCTGGTGCGACCCCCACCGCTGGATCCCCGAAGCCGCCCGCCTGCTGCGCCCCGGCGGGCACCTCGTCTTCCTCCACCGCTCGCCGCTGTTCGCCCTCTGCGCCCAGGACGGCACGACCGCGTCCACCTCGCTCGTGCGCCCGCAGTTCGGCCTCCGACGCGTCGACTACGACACGTCCACCGAGTTCACCCTCCCGCACGGCGAGATGCTGCGACTCCTGCGCTCCGCCGGCTTCACCGTGGACGACCTGATCGAAATCCAAGCCCCGACCCCCGCCCACCGCGAGTACCACGAGGTGTCGTCCACGTGGGCCCGCCAGTGGCCCAGCGAGGAAATCTGGAAGGCCCGCCTGACCGGGCACTGA
- a CDS encoding class I SAM-dependent methyltransferase: protein MRDVRRVYGVGDLAALPVFAGGFINFGYWAGIPLDGELTVEQRIASQRALYDLVVAALGIGPGDRVLEVGSGRGLGARRVLARGSALVRGVDLVPEQVARAAAANDDPRVAFVQGACDDLPFADASFDALLSVEAAQHFDDVAGFARESARVLAPGGRLAVTTFFTRTDDAGARLAELLETFASGLDRAHRVDDVVRDLRGAGFADVTARAIGEHVWRGLDRWLELGPRPEHWDRNWLRAAERGLVDYYLVTARKPAGSGV, encoded by the coding sequence ATGCGAGACGTGCGGCGCGTGTACGGGGTGGGCGACCTGGCGGCGTTACCGGTGTTCGCCGGCGGGTTCATCAACTTCGGCTACTGGGCGGGCATCCCGCTGGACGGCGAGCTGACCGTCGAGCAGCGGATCGCCTCCCAGCGGGCCCTGTACGACCTGGTCGTGGCCGCGCTCGGGATCGGGCCCGGCGACCGGGTGCTCGAGGTCGGCTCGGGACGCGGCCTGGGCGCGCGCCGCGTCCTGGCCCGCGGGTCCGCGCTCGTCCGCGGGGTGGACCTGGTGCCGGAGCAGGTCGCACGGGCCGCGGCGGCCAACGACGACCCGCGCGTGGCGTTCGTCCAGGGCGCGTGCGACGACCTCCCGTTCGCCGACGCGTCGTTCGACGCGCTGCTGTCCGTGGAGGCGGCGCAGCACTTCGACGACGTCGCGGGGTTCGCGCGCGAGAGCGCCCGCGTGCTCGCGCCGGGCGGCCGGTTGGCCGTCACCACGTTCTTCACCAGGACGGATGACGCGGGGGCGCGGCTGGCCGAGCTGCTGGAGACGTTCGCCTCCGGCCTCGACCGCGCCCACCGCGTCGACGACGTCGTGCGCGACCTGCGGGGCGCCGGGTTCGCCGACGTCACCGCGCGCGCCATCGGCGAGCACGTGTGGCGTGGCCTGGACCGGTGGCTCGAACTGGGGCCGCGCCCCGAGCACTGGGACCGCAACTGGTTGCGCGCCGCCGAGCGGGGTCTCGTGGACTACTACCTGGTCACCGCGCGGAAGCCGGCAGGATCGGGTGTGTGA
- a CDS encoding S9 family peptidase, translated as MTTHPTAEVPDPLFADAEAEARWRARFTAPRVSLPGWADDAPDRSLYLSNSSGVWEIYAWDRASDTHRKVTDRPNGTSHGALSPDGAAIWWFADTDGDEFGTWVSEPFEPGDGPKPAVEGVRAGYPAGLEIGHEVVAVGTSTDDGTTVYVARGGGPAEVIYAHENDGGVSALSKDETLVVLSHSEHGDNRHAALRVVTPSGEKVTEKWDGPGKGLDAIAFSPVRGDNRLLVGHERRGKEELLIWDVAADTETEVVIDLPGEISADWYPDARSLLVLHTFRARNTLHRYDLATGVLSALDTPHGTVGGANVRPDGAVEYSWSSGGQPGVVRVLDGDGDERVLLEPPGHKAPPSVDLTDVFVGDVHALVARPASAPDGPLPTVFHLHGGPHSADEDRFSAYRAVWLDAGFAVVHVNYRGSTGYGSKWRDAIEGRPGLTELEDVAAVHEWAVGSGFADPAKCVVNGASWGGYLSLLALGTQPERWAAGVAGVPVADYLAAYEDEMEPLRAFDRALFGGSPEEVPDRYRECSPLTYVDAVRAPVLVLAGENDPRCPIRQIDNYLERLAARGAAYEVYRYDAGHGSLVVAETIRQTAAEVAFVQRVL; from the coding sequence GTGACGACGCACCCGACCGCCGAAGTGCCCGACCCGCTGTTCGCCGACGCCGAGGCCGAAGCCCGCTGGCGGGCCCGCTTCACGGCACCGCGCGTGAGCCTGCCGGGGTGGGCCGACGACGCGCCCGACCGCAGCCTGTACCTGTCGAACTCCAGCGGCGTGTGGGAGATCTACGCCTGGGACCGCGCGAGCGACACCCACCGGAAGGTGACCGACCGCCCGAACGGCACGTCCCACGGCGCGCTCAGCCCCGACGGCGCCGCGATCTGGTGGTTCGCCGACACCGACGGCGACGAGTTCGGCACGTGGGTCAGCGAGCCGTTCGAGCCGGGTGACGGCCCGAAGCCCGCGGTGGAGGGCGTGCGGGCGGGCTACCCGGCCGGCTTGGAGATCGGGCACGAGGTCGTCGCGGTCGGCACGTCCACCGACGACGGCACCACCGTGTACGTGGCGCGCGGCGGCGGCCCGGCCGAGGTGATCTACGCGCACGAGAACGACGGCGGCGTGTCGGCGTTGTCCAAGGACGAGACGCTGGTCGTGCTGTCGCACTCCGAGCACGGCGACAACCGGCACGCGGCGCTGCGCGTGGTCACCCCGTCAGGTGAGAAGGTCACCGAGAAGTGGGACGGGCCCGGTAAGGGGCTGGACGCGATCGCGTTCAGCCCGGTGCGCGGCGACAACCGGCTTCTGGTCGGGCACGAGCGGCGCGGCAAGGAAGAGCTGCTGATCTGGGACGTCGCCGCCGACACCGAGACCGAGGTCGTGATCGACCTGCCCGGCGAGATCAGCGCCGACTGGTACCCGGACGCGCGGTCGCTGCTGGTCCTGCACACGTTCCGGGCGCGCAACACCCTGCACCGCTACGACCTGGCCACCGGTGTCCTGTCGGCGCTGGACACCCCGCACGGCACGGTCGGCGGCGCGAACGTGCGGCCGGACGGCGCGGTGGAGTACTCGTGGTCCTCGGGCGGGCAGCCGGGCGTGGTGCGGGTGCTGGACGGGGACGGCGACGAGCGCGTGCTGCTGGAGCCGCCCGGCCACAAGGCGCCGCCGTCGGTCGACCTGACCGACGTGTTCGTGGGCGACGTGCACGCCCTCGTCGCGCGTCCGGCCAGCGCGCCCGACGGTCCGCTGCCGACGGTGTTCCACCTGCACGGCGGGCCGCACTCGGCGGACGAGGACCGGTTCTCCGCGTACCGCGCGGTGTGGCTGGACGCCGGGTTCGCCGTGGTGCACGTGAACTACCGCGGGTCGACCGGGTACGGGTCGAAGTGGCGGGACGCGATCGAGGGCCGGCCGGGGTTGACCGAGCTGGAGGACGTGGCGGCGGTGCACGAGTGGGCCGTCGGGTCCGGGTTCGCCGACCCGGCGAAGTGCGTGGTCAACGGCGCGTCGTGGGGCGGGTACCTGTCGCTGCTGGCGCTGGGCACGCAGCCGGAGCGGTGGGCGGCGGGGGTCGCGGGCGTGCCGGTGGCGGACTACCTGGCCGCCTACGAGGACGAGATGGAGCCGCTGCGCGCGTTCGACCGGGCGTTGTTCGGCGGGTCGCCGGAGGAGGTGCCCGACCGGTACCGCGAGTGCTCGCCGTTGACTTACGTGGACGCGGTGCGCGCGCCCGTGCTCGTGCTGGCCGGGGAGAACGACCCGCGCTGCCCGATCCGGCAGATCGACAACTACCTGGAGCGGCTGGCGGCGCGCGGGGCCGCGTACGAGGTGTACCGGTACGACGCCGGGCACGGGTCGCTGGTGGTCGCGGAGACGATCCGCCAGACCGCCGCCGAGGTCGCGTTCGTGCAGCGCGTGCTCTAG
- a CDS encoding Dps family protein, whose amino-acid sequence MSKSQKSPISSPLSDADKAAVGAVLQSTLVDLVDLSLVAKQAHWNVVGKNFRSVHLQLDDLVTTARTYTDEVAERAAALGISPDGKAKTVAAGSGVPEFPGGWLKEDEVVAAVVTALGELIGRLRERIDETDKSDLVTQDLLIEITKNFEQAHWMWQAQQA is encoded by the coding sequence ATGAGCAAGTCTCAGAAGTCTCCGATCAGCAGCCCGCTGTCCGACGCGGACAAGGCGGCGGTCGGGGCGGTGCTGCAGTCCACCCTGGTCGACCTGGTCGACCTGTCCCTGGTCGCCAAGCAGGCGCACTGGAACGTCGTCGGCAAGAACTTCCGCAGCGTCCACCTGCAACTGGACGACCTCGTCACGACCGCCCGCACGTACACCGACGAGGTGGCCGAACGGGCCGCCGCGCTCGGCATCTCGCCGGACGGCAAGGCGAAGACCGTGGCGGCGGGCTCGGGCGTGCCGGAGTTCCCCGGCGGCTGGCTGAAGGAGGACGAGGTCGTCGCCGCCGTCGTCACCGCGCTGGGCGAGCTGATCGGCCGGCTGCGCGAGCGGATCGACGAGACCGACAAGTCCGACCTCGTCACCCAGGACCTGCTGATCGAGATCACGAAGAACTTCGAGCAGGCCCACTGGATGTGGCAGGCCCAGCAGGCCTGA
- a CDS encoding organic hydroperoxide resistance protein produces MQVLYTAEAIAVGDGRNGEVRSSDGVIDEQLSTPKELGGPGGEMTNPEQLFAAGYAACFHSALKVAARQAKVEIGETSVTAKVDLGPNGSGGFQLGVELATHIPGVEQAVAEQLTAAAHQLCPYSNATRGNIEVALTTTV; encoded by the coding sequence ATGCAGGTGCTCTACACCGCGGAAGCCATCGCAGTCGGGGACGGTCGCAACGGCGAGGTCCGCTCCTCCGACGGGGTGATCGACGAGCAGCTCTCCACCCCCAAGGAGCTCGGCGGCCCCGGCGGCGAGATGACCAACCCCGAGCAGCTGTTCGCGGCCGGGTACGCGGCGTGCTTCCACAGCGCGCTGAAGGTCGCCGCGCGGCAGGCCAAGGTCGAGATCGGTGAGACGTCGGTGACCGCGAAGGTCGACCTCGGCCCGAACGGCAGCGGCGGTTTCCAGCTGGGCGTGGAGCTGGCGACGCACATCCCGGGCGTCGAGCAGGCCGTGGCCGAGCAGCTGACGGCCGCCGCGCACCAGCTCTGCCCGTACTCCAACGCCACGCGAGGCAACATCGAGGTGGCCCTCACGACCACCGTTTGA
- a CDS encoding NADPH-dependent FMN reductase: protein MTVTVVGIGGSLRPNSQSERAMRIALEGAVDAGAKVVEVSGPDLVLPFYDPAIPDRTDHARRLVEALRGADGVVLVSPGYHGTVSGLVKNALDYVEDLRGDERPYLDGRAVGCVATAQGWQASVTTLTALRSIVHALRGWPTPLGVAVNSREVEFDLEGGCTVPSVADQLRTIGRQVAEFAVSRAG, encoded by the coding sequence ATGACGGTCACCGTGGTGGGCATCGGCGGATCCCTCCGCCCCAACTCGCAGTCCGAGCGCGCGATGAGGATCGCCCTGGAAGGCGCCGTGGACGCGGGCGCGAAGGTCGTCGAGGTCTCCGGGCCCGACCTGGTGCTCCCGTTCTACGACCCGGCCATCCCCGACCGCACGGACCACGCGCGCCGGCTCGTCGAGGCGCTGCGCGGCGCGGACGGCGTCGTGCTGGTCTCGCCCGGCTACCACGGTACGGTGTCCGGCCTGGTCAAGAACGCCCTGGACTACGTCGAGGACCTGCGCGGCGACGAGCGCCCCTACCTGGACGGCCGCGCGGTCGGCTGCGTGGCCACGGCCCAGGGCTGGCAGGCGTCGGTGACCACGCTGACCGCGTTGCGCTCGATCGTGCACGCCCTGCGCGGCTGGCCCACGCCGTTGGGCGTGGCGGTGAACTCGCGCGAGGTCGAGTTCGACCTCGAAGGCGGCTGCACGGTGCCGTCCGTCGCCGACCAACTCCGCACGATCGGGCGACAGGTGGCCGAGTTCGCCGTGTCGAGGGCGGGCTGA